The following DNA comes from Methanothermus fervidus DSM 2088.
CTTTCTTTCCATTAACAGGATTTGTGTAAACTGTGATGTAATATTTTATGGTTATTGTCGATGCTCCTAAATTTGTGAGGGTTATATTGTAATTGAATGATTCATAGTGTATATTATTTGGTATATTATTAAAGAAAACATTTGAATAATCTACACTGACACTAGGGTACAGATGCTCCATAGTGTAAAATGCAAGAATATAGATAGCTCCTCCATCTTTTCCAGCCTCATTGTACTTAAATATAGAATTTGTAATTATTAAATCACCATCAGTGACAATAGCGCCACCATCTTCAGTAGCAATATTACTATCAAATATACAATTGTCTATTATTAGATTACCAGGCCAACCATTATCAATGGCGCCACCTTTTTTATTTGCCATATTTTTATTAAATATAGAATTTGTTATTTTTAAATTACCGGCATTATGAATGGCGCCGCCCCAGTAACCAGCACTATTATTCTCAAACTTACATTTATCAATTGTTAAATTACCATTGTATTCATTATAAATGGCACCACCATCATATTTGACTCCTCTGTTCCCTGTAAATAAACATTTAGTTAAATCCATGTAACCTTCATTGTAGATTGCTCCTCCAAGACATGCTAGATTATTCCTAAATATACTTTCTTTAATAGAGGCTATTCTTTTATTAATGATTGCACTTCCTTCATTGTCACTAAATGTACTTCTTGTTATGTTTAGAATACAATGATTAGCAATTGCATCTCCATTGCCCATAAACTCACTATTTGATATTTCCAGGTAGCCATTGTTGTAGATTGCTCCCCCTTCTTCACTAGCATAATTATCCTTAAATTTACAGTTCTCAACCTCTAAATATCCATTATTATCTATTGCACCACCATATTCTCCTTTTCCATTGGTCAATGTTAAATTTATCAACCTTACATTTGCACCGCTGGAAATTATGAATATAGGGCCTTCCCTCTGAGCATCAATTACAACTCCATCCTTATCTTCACCTACAATAGTTAAATTCTTATCTATCACAATTCCTGAAGCATAATATGTCCCATTATGCAGAAATATTGTTTCTCCAGGATTAGAGTATTTTATTACATCTTTAAAAGTGCCATTCTCAGGATAAACTTCTTTAACTCCATATGCTTGAGAAATTGCCAACAGAACTAGCAATGTTGAGAGGATTAATACAGCTTTAGACTTCATTTTTAGACACATCCTTTATTTATACAAAGGGAAGTTATAGTTGCTCTTATTTATAATTTTCGATGTCAAATTTAACATTTACTAATTAATGTTAGAACATTGCTTTAAATTTTAATTTTAATACTGTAAATATAAAACCTACGAAAAAACTAAAAATAATAAGGAGGAATTTAACAAGCTCGTTATTAGTTAAGATAGAATCATTAAATAGAAGATTAGTGTGAAAAGCATGTCAGGAAAAGAGAACATTCCTGTAGAAATATACCGTAAAAAACAACTTGAAATGATACTCCAAAAAGTTCCACAACCATCAAATCCAAAACCAGAGTTAGAACAATATTTAACCCCCGCCAACATAGCTGCAGATTTATTATGGAATGCTAAAATTTTAGGGGACATAAATAAAAAAGTTGTGGTGGATTTAGGTTGTGGTACCGGGATATTTTCTATAGGATCTTCATTATTAGGTGCAAAAAAAGTATTAGGTATAGACATAGACGAAGATGTTATTAAAACTGCAGAATCATTGTCTAGAGAACTTAAATTAAAAAATATTTTGTTTTTGAAAAAAAATGTATTAAAAATTTCAAAAAAAGAAATATTTCAAATTGTGGGTGAAGTAGATACCTTAATTCAAAACCCACCATTCGGTATACAAAAATCTGCTAAAAAAGGAATGGACAAAAAATTCATAAAAAAGGCATTGGAATTATCTAAAGTAATATATTCATTTCATGCAAAAGGCAGTGGATCATTTATCAAAAAATATTTTGAAAAGCATGGAGGCAAAGTGACCCATGTTTTTCAATATACATTTCCAATTCCATGCATATATGAATTCCATAGAGAAGAGATTAAAAATGTTGATGTAATTGTTTTTAGAGTTTTAAATTACTCATTAATTTAAAATCTATTTTTTACTTAAATAATGTTTTGCAATGCGTTTAGCAAATTCAGATCCATTTTTCATTATTTTTTTCATATTTTCCTCAACTTCCTTCCCTCCAATATTCATAAGGGCCCATGCAGCACCTGTTCTTACAAATCCACTTTTATCATCAAGCAATTCAACCAATCTTTTAACTGCAGGTTTATATTTTATTTCACCAATTATCCATGCAGCTGCTCCTCTAACTCTCCAATCTTCATCATCTAATAACTTTGCTAATTTTTTACCAGCATTTTTCCCAATCTTACATAATGCAGTACTTGCTTCTCTTCTCACAATCTTGCTTTCGTCTCTTAATGCATTTATTAGAGGTTCTATAGCCTTGGTATCCCCAATATTGCCAAGAACTCGCGCTGCCCCTGCTCTTATATACTTATTTTCATCTGATAGTGCATCAATTAAATGTGCAACTGCACCATTTCCAATTTCCTCAAGCAATTCCATTGCTTGGGTCCTAACATATTCATCTTTGCTTTTAAGATCAGATATTAACCTTCTGACAGTTTCATCCTTTAACATTTCATTATCCTCCAAACCCAACAACATTAATATTATAAAATTTCCACTTTTATTAATAAAAAAATATTTTTTGGAGGATTTTTCAAACCTAAATTTATTTCGGTGATAAAAGTGTGTAAAGATATAGATGCTATCCCATGGATCAAAAAAACAAAAAGAACGATATATTTATATAGAGACAAAGGATTTTCAACAATTGGAGTCTGTGACTTAAACATGGACATTGAAAATGTTAAGAAAGTTATCTATACAAGAAAAAGTAAATTGAGCGTAGATAAAAATACAAAAGGGTGTTTAAGGGGTTTTAACAATTATTGTTTAGAAACTACAAAAAATTTTAATTTTATAGTTTTCTTCAATGAAGAAGAACCTATTTTTGATGTCATGTTAATACTAAACAAAACCTTAGACAAGCGAGAGATGATAAAATGTTTTAAAATAACTGTGGAAACATTGAAAAATATTTTAAAGGAAAAGGATTTTGAAATTAGGAATATATTGATAATATCACCGGTTAAGATGCAGAAAATTACTACAGATAAAATCTTTTCAAAATTAGAAGATATAGCTGAGGATGTCTTTAAAAAAGTTTTAAGAAAAGTTAAAACGAAGAAAATACATGAATATCTCAAAGATTTTGGAATAAGTATTGAAAAATTGGTAGATGCTGGTATGGAACTTTGTGTAGGCGTTGAAACTACTGAAAAATTACGTAATAAACTAAAACATCAAATAAATAAGGCATTGGATGATATAAATGTAGTAACATTAATTATGGCTGCTATGCGGGTGGAAGAAGATTTCCATTTTTACAGAATTGAAGGTTTTAATATTGATGATGATCCTGCATACTTATATACAGATGAAGTTTTTGGAATGGCTATAGCAAATCAAATTGCAGGAACAAAAGCAATTTTTAATTTTAAAAGATATGATGAAGAAAAACCAGGAATAATATCCAAATTACCACCATTAATGGACGATGTTGTAGCTGGTTTAATTGCAGGTTGCATGTCAAAAATATTTGAAGAATAGGTGAAACCATGAAAAGACTTCTTGGTTTAATATCATTTTCAACAAAAATACCTACAGGCGTGCATTTACCTGCTAGTGATATAGCAGTCTATACATGGTTTTGGCCAGTGATAGGTTGCATGATAGGAGTATTTGTTGGAGTTGTAGGATATTTTTCAAGATTTTTATTTCATCCTTTACTTTCTGCAGCCATAACTTATGCATTTACCCTATGGTTCACAGGGTTTCATCATTTAGATGGTTTAATTGACGTAGGCGATGCAATGATGGTTCATTCTACTCCAGAAAAAAGAATAGAAGTTATGAGAGATCTAAAAGTTGGCGTGGGTGGTATTTCACTGTTCTTTTTAATTGGGATAATGACGATTTTATCAATTTATCCGATACCGTTTAGTAAAATTTTTCAATGCCTAGTTGTTTCTGAAATGAGTGCAAAATTAGGTATAGTTTCTTGCTGTACAATTTCTAGGCCATATATTAATGGAACAGGACGTCATTTCATAAAAAA
Coding sequences within:
- a CDS encoding cobalamin 5'-phosphate synthase (COGs: COG0368 Cobalamin-5-phosphate synthase~InterPro IPR003805~KEGG: mth:MTH1112 cobalamin (5'-phosphate) synthase~PFAM: cobalamin-5-phosphate synthase CobS~SPTR: O27184 Cobalamin synthase~TIGRFAM: cobalamin 5'-phosphate synthase~PFAM: Cobalamin-5-phosphate synthase~TIGRFAM: cobalamin 5'-phosphate synthase/cobalamin synthase) — encoded protein: MKRLLGLISFSTKIPTGVHLPASDIAVYTWFWPVIGCMIGVFVGVVGYFSRFLFHPLLSAAITYAFTLWFTGFHHLDGLIDVGDAMMVHSTPEKRIEVMRDLKVGVGGISLFFLIGIMTILSIYPIPFSKIFQCLVVSEMSAKLGIVSCCTISRPYINGTGRHFIKNMNARKFFLSITLTILIAFAILRYTGILGVVGGIIAGIVVGIYSRIYFRWATGDVLGASNEIARMVSLMFMNLEGLT
- a CDS encoding polymorphic outer membrane protein (InterPro IPR011050: IPR003368~KEGG: mst:Msp_1103 asn/thr-rich large protein family protein~PFAM: Polymorphic membrane protein Chlamydia~SPTR: P27373 Cell surface glycoprotein~TIGRFAM: polymorphic outer membrane protein~PFAM: Chlamydia polymorphic membrane protein (Chlamydia_PMP)~TIGRFAM: Chlamydial polymorphic outer membrane protein repeat), with translation MKSKAVLILSTLLVLLAISQAYGVKEVYPENGTFKDVIKYSNPGETIFLHNGTYYASGIVIDKNLTIVGEDKDGVVIDAQREGPIFIISSGANVRLINLTLTNGKGEYGGAIDNNGYLEVENCKFKDNYASEEGGAIYNNGYLEISNSEFMGNGDAIANHCILNITRSTFSDNEGSAIINKRIASIKESIFRNNLACLGGAIYNEGYMDLTKCLFTGNRGVKYDGGAIYNEYNGNLTIDKCKFENNSAGYWGGAIHNAGNLKITNSIFNKNMANKKGGAIDNGWPGNLIIDNCIFDSNIATEDGGAIVTDGDLIITNSIFKYNEAGKDGGAIYILAFYTMEHLYPSVSVDYSNVFFNNIPNNIHYESFNYNITLTNLGASTITIKYYITVYTNPVNGKKVGYKEVTITLKPKERKTINLGKYPAGYAVSGTMIVKNPSKNGILLNLRIKYEIERFNLQMREINKYIAPKKEFKYKVRYTGNEDRFIDIW
- a CDS encoding methyltransferase (COGs: COG2263 RNA methylase~InterPro IPR002052: IPR010456~KEGG: msi:Msm_0764 ribosomal L11 RNA methyltransferase (SAM-dependent)~PFAM: ribosomal L11 methyltransferase~SPTR: B9AE95 Putative uncharacterized protein~PFAM: Putative RNA methylase family UPF0020), with the protein product MSGKENIPVEIYRKKQLEMILQKVPQPSNPKPELEQYLTPANIAADLLWNAKILGDINKKVVVDLGCGTGIFSIGSSLLGAKKVLGIDIDEDVIKTAESLSRELKLKNILFLKKNVLKISKKEIFQIVGEVDTLIQNPPFGIQKSAKKGMDKKFIKKALELSKVIYSFHAKGSGSFIKKYFEKHGGKVTHVFQYTFPIPCIYEFHREEIKNVDVIVFRVLNYSLI
- a CDS encoding alpha-ribazole phosphatase CobZ (COGs: COG1267 Phosphatidylglycerophosphatase A and related protein~InterPro IPR007686: IPR017577~KEGG: msi:Msm_0934 phosphatidylglycerophosphatase A-related protein~PFAM: phosphatidylglycerophosphatase A~SPTR: A5ULR1 Predicted phosphatidylglycerophosphatase A-related protein~TIGRFAM: alpha-ribazole phosphatase CobZ~PFAM: Phosphatidylglycerophosphatase A~TIGRFAM: alpha-ribazole phosphatase CobZ) → MIKVCKDIDAIPWIKKTKRTIYLYRDKGFSTIGVCDLNMDIENVKKVIYTRKSKLSVDKNTKGCLRGFNNYCLETTKNFNFIVFFNEEEPIFDVMLILNKTLDKREMIKCFKITVETLKNILKEKDFEIRNILIISPVKMQKITTDKIFSKLEDIAEDVFKKVLRKVKTKKIHEYLKDFGISIEKLVDAGMELCVGVETTEKLRNKLKHQINKALDDINVVTLIMAAMRVEEDFHFYRIEGFNIDDDPAYLYTDEVFGMAIANQIAGTKAIFNFKRYDEEKPGIISKLPPLMDDVVAGLIAGCMSKIFEE
- a CDS encoding PBS lyase HEAT domain protein repeat-containing protein (COGs: COG1413 FOG: HEAT repeat~InterPro IPR016024: IPR004155: IPR011989~KEGG: msi:Msm_0372 heat repeat-containing PBS lyase~PFAM: PBS lyase HEAT domain protein repeat-containing protein~SMART: PBS lyase HEAT domain protein repeat-containing protein~SPTR: B9AH60 Putative uncharacterized protein~PFAM: PBS lyase HEAT-like repeat; HEAT repeat), whose amino-acid sequence is MLKDETVRRLISDLKSKDEYVRTQAMELLEEIGNGAVAHLIDALSDENKYIRAGAARVLGNIGDTKAIEPLINALRDESKIVRREASTALCKIGKNAGKKLAKLLDDEDWRVRGAAAWIIGEIKYKPAVKRLVELLDDKSGFVRTGAAWALMNIGGKEVEENMKKIMKNGSEFAKRIAKHYLSKK